From the genome of Halobellus litoreus, one region includes:
- a CDS encoding radical SAM protein, which produces MTDPADLSVTLVDGYVDEPAHFGVPPYISTYPRFTAGAIVDAGVPESNVTYHTIDELREERSKWADVADADLFVYLGGMTVPGKYVGGTPAEPDEVRELAWVAEGVSVIGGPIRFGVGEENAGAQEMQRQDLDYDFLAMADVEAAAHDLVDSGLEGFENRYRDNEELDRWAAKGAFVVEQHPNHPDYLICELETSRGCAYRCSFCTEPMYGDPAFRTPESVVGEVEALYDRGVRHLRLGRQADILAYGGDGEAPNPEALRRLYGGIREVAPDLRTLHLDNMNPITVVNWPEKAREGIRIIAEHNTPGDTAAFGLESADPLVQEENHLNVTADECFRAIEIVNEEAGWRPGDDPADAPTHGPDAANRLPKLLPGINLLHGLKGERAETFEHNKQFLQRVYDAGLMVRRINIRQVMAFEGTEMADEGANIAKAHKKRFKQYKREVREEIDRPMLRRLAPVGTVLPDVHLEYHQDGRTFGRQLGTYPLLVGIPGERPLGTTVDVAVVDHGFRSVTGVPYPLDPNAASMDELTAIPGIGDRTAGDIVVNRPYDSAAAVPSPEIDFATFTGEYPTEEHPRAD; this is translated from the coding sequence ATGACCGATCCGGCCGACCTCTCCGTGACGCTCGTCGACGGCTACGTCGACGAGCCGGCGCACTTCGGCGTGCCGCCGTACATCTCGACGTACCCGCGGTTCACGGCCGGTGCGATCGTCGACGCCGGCGTCCCGGAGTCGAACGTGACGTATCACACGATCGACGAACTCCGCGAGGAGCGGAGCAAGTGGGCAGACGTCGCCGACGCCGATCTGTTCGTCTACCTCGGCGGGATGACCGTCCCCGGAAAGTACGTCGGCGGAACGCCCGCCGAGCCCGACGAGGTGCGGGAACTCGCGTGGGTCGCCGAGGGCGTGTCCGTCATCGGCGGGCCGATCCGCTTCGGCGTCGGCGAGGAGAACGCCGGCGCACAGGAGATGCAGCGGCAGGACCTCGACTACGATTTCCTCGCGATGGCCGACGTCGAGGCCGCGGCCCACGACCTCGTCGATAGCGGATTGGAGGGATTCGAGAACCGCTACCGCGACAACGAGGAACTGGACCGCTGGGCCGCGAAGGGGGCGTTCGTCGTCGAACAGCACCCGAACCACCCCGACTACCTCATCTGCGAACTGGAGACCTCACGGGGCTGCGCCTACCGCTGTTCGTTCTGCACGGAGCCGATGTACGGCGATCCGGCGTTCCGAACCCCCGAATCGGTCGTCGGCGAGGTCGAGGCGCTGTACGACCGCGGCGTCCGACACCTCCGGCTCGGTCGCCAGGCCGACATCCTCGCGTACGGCGGCGACGGGGAGGCACCGAACCCCGAGGCGCTGCGGCGACTGTACGGCGGGATCCGGGAGGTCGCGCCCGACCTCAGGACGCTGCACCTCGACAATATGAACCCGATCACGGTGGTGAACTGGCCCGAGAAGGCCAGAGAGGGAATCCGCATCATCGCCGAGCACAACACCCCGGGCGATACTGCCGCGTTCGGTCTCGAATCCGCTGACCCGCTGGTGCAGGAGGAGAACCACCTGAACGTCACCGCCGACGAGTGCTTCCGCGCGATCGAGATCGTCAACGAGGAGGCGGGCTGGCGTCCCGGCGACGATCCCGCCGACGCGCCGACGCACGGTCCCGACGCCGCGAATCGGCTCCCCAAACTCCTTCCGGGGATCAACCTCTTACACGGGCTGAAGGGCGAGCGCGCGGAGACGTTCGAGCACAACAAGCAGTTCCTCCAGCGCGTCTACGACGCCGGGCTGATGGTCCGACGGATCAACATCCGGCAGGTGATGGCCTTCGAGGGGACGGAGATGGCCGACGAGGGCGCGAACATCGCGAAGGCGCACAAGAAGCGCTTCAAGCAGTACAAACGCGAGGTCCGCGAGGAGATCGACCGGCCGATGCTCCGACGGCTGGCGCCGGTGGGGACGGTGCTGCCGGACGTCCACCTCGAATACCACCAGGACGGGCGGACGTTCGGTCGACAGCTCGGCACGTATCCGCTCCTCGTGGGCATCCCGGGCGAGCGCCCGTTGGGGACGACGGTCGACGTCGCGGTCGTCGACCACGGGTTCCGGTCGGTCACCGGGGTTCCGTACCCGCTCGATCCCAACGCGGCGTCGATGGACGAACTCACCGCGATTCCGGGAATCGGTGACCGGACCGCCGGTGACATCGTCGTCAATCGGCCGTACGACTCCGCGGCGGCCGTGCCGAGCCCAGAAATCGATTTCGCGACGTTTACCGGCGAGTATCCGACGGAGGAGCACCCGCGCGCAGACTAA
- a CDS encoding TRAM domain-containing protein, which translates to MEISDKLLCLFNADVREEEDRYVVEVPKREVETGSIEPGEAYRVALISRAVESQSESTETDRPSSEPQPPVEPGELRYVEIEDIGKQGDGIARVERGYVIIVPGTEVGDRVKIEVSEVKSNFAVGEVIEEEV; encoded by the coding sequence GTGGAAATCTCAGATAAGCTCTTGTGTCTGTTCAACGCGGATGTTCGTGAGGAAGAAGACCGTTACGTCGTCGAAGTGCCGAAGCGAGAGGTCGAGACCGGATCGATCGAACCCGGCGAGGCCTACCGCGTCGCGCTCATCTCTCGTGCGGTCGAGTCCCAGTCGGAATCGACCGAGACAGATCGTCCGTCCTCCGAGCCGCAGCCACCGGTCGAGCCCGGAGAACTTCGCTACGTGGAGATCGAGGACATCGGCAAGCAGGGCGACGGCATCGCCCGCGTCGAGCGGGGATACGTCATTATCGTACCCGGCACAGAGGTCGGCGACCGGGTGAAGATCGAGGTCAGCGAGGTCAAGTCGAACTTCGCGGTCGGCGAAGTGATCGAAGAAGAGGTCTGA
- a CDS encoding helix-turn-helix domain-containing protein — MSLYQASFRVKHECPYRELSEAHPDLTIREWYLSDCQVLEITAEGTPTDALVERIDRIGTVLHESIGEDGLHVVTQSCLCSLEDSILQRFESFNCLYQPPTVHRHGWEHYTVLAFDDDDVRGLLRNLEADRDIDVLSKTAIDEQPLPHSMLAPVDRLFEDLTDRQLAALRLALDSGYYEQPRGTSLRALAAQTSVARSTYEEHLRKAENKLLTNAGQFLRLIAATSSTDPLVGETGRTGKQGAD, encoded by the coding sequence ATGAGCCTCTATCAGGCGTCGTTCCGGGTGAAACACGAGTGCCCGTACCGAGAACTCTCGGAGGCCCACCCCGATCTCACGATCCGGGAGTGGTACCTGAGCGACTGTCAGGTACTCGAGATCACCGCGGAGGGAACACCAACGGACGCTCTCGTCGAACGAATCGACCGGATCGGGACCGTCCTACACGAGTCGATCGGCGAAGACGGGCTCCACGTCGTCACCCAGTCGTGTCTCTGCTCGCTGGAGGACTCGATCCTCCAGCGTTTCGAGTCGTTCAACTGCCTCTACCAGCCGCCCACGGTCCACCGACACGGCTGGGAACACTACACGGTCCTCGCGTTCGACGACGACGACGTGCGGGGGCTCCTGCGGAACCTGGAGGCCGACCGCGACATCGACGTCCTCTCGAAGACCGCGATCGACGAACAGCCGCTGCCGCACAGTATGCTGGCCCCCGTCGACCGACTGTTCGAGGATCTCACGGACCGGCAGTTGGCGGCCCTCCGCCTCGCGCTCGACAGCGGGTACTACGAACAGCCGCGGGGGACGTCGCTCCGAGCGCTCGCGGCCCAGACATCGGTGGCGCGTTCGACGTACGAGGAGCACCTCCGGAAAGCGGAGAACAAACTGCTCACCAACGCCGGGCAGTTCCTGCGGCTGATCGCCGCGACCTCATCGACGGATCCGCTCGTTGGGGAGACGGGACGAACCGGGAAGCAGGGTGCCGACTGA
- a CDS encoding zinc ribbon domain-containing protein, translating into MTGTRRRALIATLVAVLGASLGVAGAGHLYLRRWRRAAAWFSFVVGAALVLLWTFVDPSTLDLADPAAVAAVDPATLPAAVTAPLFALLLISAVDAYRLAAAGPQTTDGPQCPNCGGELDPEIDFCPWCTIELEWERPADEQ; encoded by the coding sequence ATGACCGGAACGCGTCGCCGTGCGTTGATCGCGACACTCGTCGCCGTCCTGGGCGCAAGCCTGGGCGTCGCCGGCGCGGGCCACCTCTACCTCCGTCGCTGGCGACGCGCCGCCGCCTGGTTCTCCTTCGTCGTCGGCGCGGCGCTCGTGCTCCTCTGGACGTTCGTCGATCCGTCGACGCTCGATCTCGCGGACCCGGCCGCCGTCGCGGCGGTCGACCCCGCGACCCTGCCGGCGGCCGTCACCGCGCCGCTCTTCGCCCTCCTGCTGATCAGCGCGGTCGACGCCTACCGTCTCGCCGCCGCGGGTCCGCAGACGACCGACGGACCGCAGTGTCCGAACTGCGGCGGGGAACTCGACCCCGAAATCGACTTCTGCCCGTGGTGTACGATCGAACTGGAGTGGGAACGGCCGGCCGACGAGCAGTAA
- a CDS encoding GNAT family N-acetyltransferase, which translates to MTDDADSDVTLRPARPADATAVRDIYAPFVRDTPATFRTEVPSVEHVAEEIREKRADDEYPWYVAVGEGRDSDAGVDSDDADAEVVGYAYGSRLRGRRAYRWVVETSVYVDPGAQRGGIGTALYDRLLDTLRRQGYCGAYAALGMPNPESEAFHERHGFERIGEFPAAGFKLGDWHDVVWYHRRLRDPDGEPDEPRPVSDVDAAFDGG; encoded by the coding sequence ATGACCGACGATGCCGACTCAGACGTGACACTGCGTCCGGCCCGGCCGGCGGACGCGACCGCCGTCCGCGACATCTACGCGCCGTTCGTCCGCGACACGCCGGCGACGTTCCGCACCGAGGTCCCCTCGGTCGAACACGTCGCCGAGGAGATCCGCGAGAAACGCGCTGACGACGAGTACCCGTGGTACGTCGCGGTCGGCGAGGGACGCGACAGCGACGCGGGTGTCGATAGCGACGATGCCGACGCCGAGGTCGTCGGCTACGCGTACGGCAGTCGACTCCGCGGACGCCGGGCGTATCGCTGGGTCGTCGAGACCTCGGTCTACGTCGACCCCGGCGCGCAGCGCGGCGGCATCGGGACGGCGCTCTACGACCGCCTGCTGGACACGCTCCGCCGACAGGGGTACTGTGGCGCCTACGCGGCCCTGGGAATGCCGAACCCCGAGAGCGAGGCGTTTCACGAGCGACACGGCTTCGAGCGCATCGGGGAGTTTCCGGCTGCGGGCTTCAAACTCGGGGACTGGCACGACGTCGTCTGGTATCACAGGCGACTCCGCGACCCCGACGGCGAGCCCGACGAACCGCGTCCGGTGTCCGACGTCGACGCCGCGTTCGACGGCGGTTGA
- a CDS encoding MFS transporter, translating into MSDTARIKQGIREHLGQFSLHVLLVFATGLTIGSERAVVPVLGRDVLGVESMFVIGSFVVSFGFVKALLNLYAGKWGEEYGRKPVLVLGWVTALPLPVILIFAPSWAWITVGNVLLGVNQALTWSMAINAKVDLAGPDQRGLAVGIDEAFGYGGVAVGAWITGVVAGQTGLRPEPFYFLGAVVVLALLIAVFLIRETVQYAQAEGDEEDRDANLPFDEVLKRATYGDRTLFAAAQAGHIENFVDTLFWIAVPLYLTSRGLGIEAVGVVVGVHSAMYFSQIGTGGLADRIGRRPPVIAGMFLAGAGVLAMAFVDSFLSWAVLAAVAGLGMALLYPNLMTVPGDAAHPTWRSAGMGVYRMWRDSGYGVGAILIGLTMEFVGLEAAFYVTAASMFLSGALVVLWMEETHPEFGTHEPPAPAVDSASASGD; encoded by the coding sequence ATGAGCGACACGGCGCGCATCAAACAGGGGATTCGCGAGCACCTCGGGCAGTTCTCGCTGCACGTTCTCCTTGTGTTCGCGACCGGACTGACCATCGGATCCGAACGCGCCGTCGTTCCCGTCCTCGGCCGCGACGTACTGGGCGTCGAATCGATGTTCGTCATCGGCTCGTTCGTCGTCTCCTTCGGGTTCGTGAAGGCGCTTCTCAACCTCTACGCCGGCAAGTGGGGCGAGGAGTACGGACGGAAACCCGTCCTGGTGCTCGGTTGGGTGACCGCGCTTCCGCTGCCGGTCATCCTGATCTTCGCGCCCAGTTGGGCGTGGATCACCGTTGGGAACGTCCTTTTAGGGGTCAATCAGGCGCTGACCTGGAGTATGGCGATCAACGCCAAAGTCGACCTCGCGGGACCGGACCAGCGCGGCTTAGCGGTCGGCATCGACGAGGCGTTCGGGTACGGCGGCGTTGCCGTCGGCGCGTGGATCACGGGCGTCGTCGCCGGGCAGACGGGGCTCCGCCCGGAGCCGTTTTACTTCCTCGGTGCGGTCGTCGTCCTCGCTCTCCTGATCGCCGTGTTCCTGATCAGGGAGACCGTGCAGTATGCGCAGGCAGAGGGCGACGAGGAGGACCGCGACGCCAACCTGCCCTTCGACGAGGTGCTCAAGCGGGCGACCTACGGCGACCGGACCCTGTTCGCGGCGGCGCAGGCCGGCCACATCGAGAACTTCGTGGATACGCTCTTCTGGATCGCCGTTCCGCTGTATCTCACCAGTCGGGGGCTCGGAATCGAAGCCGTCGGCGTCGTGGTCGGCGTCCACAGCGCGATGTACTTCTCCCAGATCGGAACCGGCGGCCTCGCAGACCGCATCGGCCGGCGTCCACCGGTCATCGCCGGGATGTTCCTCGCCGGTGCGGGCGTCCTCGCGATGGCGTTCGTCGACTCGTTCCTCTCTTGGGCCGTCCTCGCTGCGGTCGCGGGGCTGGGGATGGCCTTGCTGTATCCGAACCTGATGACCGTCCCCGGCGACGCGGCGCATCCGACGTGGCGGTCTGCGGGGATGGGCGTCTACCGGATGTGGCGTGACTCGGGGTACGGGGTCGGCGCGATTCTGATCGGTCTCACGATGGAGTTCGTGGGCCTGGAAGCCGCGTTCTACGTGACGGCGGCCTCGATGTTCCTCTCGGGTGCGCTCGTCGTGCTGTGGATGGAGGAGACGCATCCCGAGTTCGGAACGCACGAACCGCCCGCTCCGGCGGTCGATTCGGCGTCCGCCTCTGGAGACTGA
- a CDS encoding helical backbone metal receptor, with protein MDPPRRRTTDAADRASAAGSEDTTDPVERVVSLAPSATATLSAMDAADAVCGVTAHCALDRPVVGGWLNPDYDRLAEIGPDLVCTADALQADISEELRERGYDVRHVEPETLDEVIDSFAALGRAVGRPEAGDRLAADARERVAAVRARREARVAAGDDRDARPVVYCEEWGDPPMAAGNWVPEAVEVAGGRYPFCEPGGRSREVSRERVEAADPEHVVVHHCGHGDSVDPDILDDRGWDLDAAVHVLDDDLLNQPSPALIDGIETLAELFDDGA; from the coding sequence ATGGACCCGCCGAGGAGGAGGACCACCGACGCCGCAGACCGGGCGAGCGCGGCCGGCTCCGAGGACACCACCGACCCCGTCGAGCGCGTCGTCTCGCTCGCCCCGAGCGCCACCGCGACGCTGTCTGCGATGGATGCCGCGGACGCCGTCTGCGGCGTCACCGCTCACTGCGCGCTCGACCGCCCGGTGGTGGGCGGGTGGCTGAACCCCGACTACGACCGACTGGCCGAAATCGGTCCGGACCTGGTCTGCACCGCCGACGCCCTCCAGGCGGATATCAGCGAGGAACTCCGCGAGCGCGGCTACGACGTCCGCCACGTCGAACCCGAGACCCTCGACGAGGTGATCGATTCCTTCGCGGCGCTCGGCCGCGCAGTGGGGCGACCCGAGGCAGGCGACCGACTCGCGGCCGACGCCCGGGAGCGGGTCGCCGCCGTCCGGGCGAGGCGGGAGGCGCGCGTGGCCGCGGGTGACGACCGCGACGCGCGCCCCGTCGTCTACTGCGAGGAGTGGGGCGATCCCCCGATGGCCGCCGGCAACTGGGTTCCCGAGGCGGTCGAAGTCGCCGGCGGTCGGTACCCGTTCTGCGAACCTGGCGGGCGTTCGCGCGAAGTCTCACGCGAGCGCGTCGAGGCCGCGGACCCCGAGCACGTCGTCGTCCACCACTGCGGGCACGGCGACAGCGTCGATCCCGACATTCTCGACGACCGCGGCTGGGACCTGGACGCGGCGGTCCACGTCCTCGACGACGACCTCCTGAATCAGCCGAGTCCGGCGCTCATCGACGGTATCGAGACGTTGGCGGAGTTGTTCGACGACGGCGCGTGA
- a CDS encoding transcription initiation factor IIB: MTRPTRQREQDVERTRWQGEREDEADEAEDDIDFEDMDEEDLVRTGDGELIHEPTGIVVEEEQIDPGPEWRAFNHSERQEKSRVGAPTTQTMHDKGLTTTIDWKDKDAYGRSISSRKRSQMHRLRKWQERIRTKDAGERNLQFALSEIDRMASALGVPRSVREVASVIYRRALNEDLIRGRSIEGVATSALYAACRKEGIPRSLEEISDVSRVDRKEIGRTYRYISQELGLEMKPVDPKKYVPRFCSELELSKEVQSKANEIIETTSEKGLLSGKSPTGFAAAAIYAASLLCNEKKTQREVADVAQVTEVTIRNRYQEQIEAMGIHS; encoded by the coding sequence ATGACACGGCCCACCCGCCAGCGGGAACAGGACGTCGAGAGGACGCGATGGCAGGGAGAACGCGAGGACGAGGCGGACGAAGCGGAAGACGACATCGATTTCGAGGATATGGACGAGGAAGACCTCGTCCGCACGGGAGACGGCGAACTGATTCACGAACCGACGGGGATCGTCGTCGAGGAGGAGCAGATCGACCCCGGGCCAGAGTGGCGGGCGTTCAACCACTCCGAGCGCCAGGAGAAGTCCCGCGTGGGCGCGCCCACGACGCAGACGATGCACGACAAGGGGCTGACGACGACGATCGACTGGAAGGACAAAGACGCCTACGGGCGCTCGATATCCTCACGGAAGCGCTCGCAGATGCACCGGCTCCGGAAGTGGCAGGAGCGCATTCGAACGAAGGACGCCGGCGAGCGAAACCTTCAGTTCGCGCTCTCCGAAATCGATCGGATGGCGTCGGCGTTGGGCGTTCCTCGGTCCGTCCGAGAGGTCGCTTCCGTCATCTACCGGCGCGCGCTCAACGAGGACCTCATCCGCGGCCGCTCGATCGAGGGCGTCGCGACCTCCGCGCTCTACGCCGCCTGTCGGAAAGAGGGCATTCCCCGGTCGTTGGAGGAGATTTCGGACGTATCCCGGGTCGACCGAAAGGAGATCGGCCGGACGTACCGCTACATCTCGCAGGAACTGGGCCTGGAGATGAAGCCGGTCGACCCGAAGAAGTACGTGCCGCGCTTTTGCTCGGAACTGGAACTCTCGAAGGAGGTCCAATCGAAGGCCAACGAGATCATCGAGACGACCTCGGAGAAGGGGCTTCTCTCCGGGAAGTCCCCGACGGGCTTCGCGGCGGCGGCGATCTACGCGGCATCACTGCTCTGCAACGAGAAGAAGACCCAGCGCGAGGTGGCCGACGTCGCCCAGGTGACCGAAGTCACCATCCGGAATCGATACCAAGAACAGATCGAAGCGATGGGCATCCACAGTTAG
- a CDS encoding 3-dehydroquinate synthase II, with product MTRSVWLKADDSVGDWETRKRRITAGLEAGVDWVLVDEADVARVRSLGDVSVAAFKTDADSSLIDDVEAGEDDDGDAGRADAYIVGKNGEGDGTVDLPEDLSGSADLTTLRREDERAQGAYVRILSKDYEGFAEAAAEDADYTIVVGEDWTIIPLENLIARIGEETDLIAGVTTAEEAKTAFETLELGSDGVLIDSDDPDEIRKTVEIRDEAERETLDLQWATVTAVERTGMADRVCVDTGNLMDHDEGMLVGSMGRGLFFVHAETAESPYVASRPFRVNAGAVHAYVRTPDGGTKYLSELKSGDEVQVVDSGGKTREAVVGRVKIEKRPMFRVEAEIDGDRVETLLQNAETIKVPTREGRKSVTDLEAGDEVLLYYEETARHFGEAVEESIIEK from the coding sequence ATGACACGAAGCGTCTGGCTCAAGGCCGACGACAGCGTCGGCGACTGGGAGACACGGAAGCGACGGATCACGGCGGGCCTCGAAGCGGGCGTCGACTGGGTGCTCGTCGACGAGGCCGACGTCGCCCGCGTGCGATCGCTCGGCGACGTCTCCGTGGCCGCGTTCAAGACCGACGCCGACAGCAGCCTCATCGACGACGTCGAGGCCGGCGAGGACGACGACGGAGACGCCGGGCGCGCCGACGCCTACATCGTCGGCAAGAACGGCGAGGGCGACGGAACGGTCGACCTGCCCGAGGATCTCTCCGGGTCGGCCGACCTCACCACGCTCCGCCGCGAGGACGAGCGAGCGCAGGGGGCGTACGTCCGGATCCTCTCGAAGGACTACGAGGGGTTCGCCGAGGCGGCGGCCGAGGACGCCGACTACACCATCGTCGTCGGCGAGGACTGGACGATCATCCCACTGGAGAACCTCATCGCGCGGATCGGCGAGGAGACGGACCTGATCGCGGGCGTCACGACCGCCGAGGAAGCAAAGACGGCGTTCGAGACGCTCGAACTCGGGTCCGACGGGGTCCTCATCGACTCCGACGATCCCGACGAGATCAGGAAGACCGTCGAGATCCGCGACGAGGCCGAGCGCGAGACGTTGGACCTCCAGTGGGCGACCGTGACGGCGGTCGAGCGCACGGGGATGGCCGACCGGGTCTGCGTCGACACCGGGAACCTGATGGATCACGACGAGGGGATGCTCGTGGGGAGTATGGGCCGCGGCCTCTTCTTCGTCCACGCCGAGACCGCCGAGTCGCCGTACGTCGCCTCGCGGCCGTTCCGCGTCAACGCCGGCGCGGTCCACGCCTACGTCCGGACGCCCGACGGCGGCACGAAGTACCTCTCGGAACTCAAGAGCGGCGACGAGGTGCAGGTGGTCGATTCCGGCGGCAAGACCCGCGAGGCCGTCGTCGGCCGCGTGAAGATCGAGAAGCGCCCGATGTTCCGCGTCGAGGCCGAGATCGACGGCGATCGCGTCGAGACGCTCCTGCAGAACGCCGAGACGATCAAGGTCCCGACGCGCGAGGGTCGGAAGTCGGTCACGGATCTCGAAGCCGGCGACGAGGTGCTCCTGTACTACGAGGAGACCGCCCGGCACTTCGGCGAGGCCGTCGAGGAGAGCATCATCGAGAAGTAG
- the nreA gene encoding DNA repair protein NreA, translated as MKLDEYVDLERNERAERRRLAEEKSYDILDHLETFQDRFEETLQGDSLYGGVSPSIFVGTSNYPRVSTGLLSPVGHDDDAERFSTSGAWYDEGVSIDDVFSRRTSLLNSNRSQKVTNVADSWNGFLGTQREVAIADRPVTVEIGLDERPDVDLDVGVEDVATPVGPRARAQSADLAENPHVPRLVEKTLEDDDWNAEGAINYLYRRGFDVYDINTILSAGALGQTEQRRLVPTRWSITAVDDTVGQFLRGKIRTNPGIDGVEIHRNEFLGNAFWVILAPGKWEYELVEMKAPGSVWNPDPEAGMYLAADSEGREGRTGYVDETAGAYHAARLGVLEHLAERGRQAKALVLRHVSDDYWGPVGVWQVRETVRDAFEDERGTAETFAGAVRGVTEHLPVSLPTLRRKSTMAAGLQTTFGDFTRQ; from the coding sequence ATGAAACTGGACGAGTACGTCGACCTCGAACGCAACGAGCGCGCGGAGCGTCGGCGACTCGCCGAGGAGAAGTCCTACGACATCCTCGATCACCTGGAGACGTTTCAGGACCGCTTCGAGGAGACGCTCCAGGGCGACTCGCTGTACGGCGGCGTCTCGCCGTCGATCTTCGTCGGCACCTCGAACTACCCGCGGGTCTCGACGGGGCTGCTCTCTCCGGTCGGCCACGACGACGACGCCGAGCGCTTTTCGACCTCCGGCGCGTGGTACGACGAGGGCGTCTCGATCGACGACGTCTTCTCGCGGCGGACGTCCCTTCTCAACTCCAACCGTTCGCAGAAGGTGACGAACGTCGCAGACTCCTGGAACGGGTTTCTGGGAACCCAGCGGGAGGTCGCGATCGCCGACCGGCCGGTGACGGTCGAAATCGGTCTCGACGAGCGGCCCGACGTCGACCTCGACGTCGGCGTCGAGGACGTCGCGACCCCGGTCGGCCCTCGCGCCCGCGCCCAGTCGGCGGACCTCGCCGAGAACCCCCACGTCCCGCGCCTCGTCGAGAAGACCCTCGAAGACGACGACTGGAACGCCGAGGGGGCGATCAACTACCTCTACCGGCGCGGCTTCGACGTCTACGACATCAACACGATCCTCTCTGCGGGCGCGCTCGGGCAGACCGAACAGCGCCGACTCGTCCCCACGCGGTGGTCGATCACCGCCGTCGACGACACCGTCGGGCAGTTCCTCAGGGGGAAGATCCGGACGAACCCGGGGATCGACGGCGTCGAGATCCACCGCAACGAGTTTTTGGGCAACGCCTTCTGGGTGATCCTGGCGCCGGGGAAGTGGGAGTACGAACTCGTCGAGATGAAGGCCCCGGGGAGCGTCTGGAACCCGGATCCCGAGGCCGGGATGTACCTCGCCGCCGACAGCGAGGGCCGAGAGGGCCGGACGGGCTACGTCGACGAGACGGCGGGCGCGTACCACGCCGCCCGTCTGGGCGTGCTCGAACACCTGGCGGAGCGCGGCCGGCAGGCGAAGGCGCTCGTCCTGCGTCACGTTTCCGACGACTACTGGGGCCCCGTCGGCGTCTGGCAGGTGCGCGAGACCGTCCGCGACGCCTTCGAGGACGAACGCGGGACCGCGGAGACGTTCGCGGGAGCGGTCCGCGGCGTCACGGAGCACCTCCCGGTGTCGCTTCCGACGCTCCGCCGCAAGTCGACGATGGCCGCCGGCCTCCAGACGACGTTCGGCGACTTCACGCGGCAGTGA
- a CDS encoding transcription initiation factor IIB — MSEKSTYTRVNARTRDESRTNEGRDGDSAGQRWVRPGEEEEETESETADEELSCPECGGNVVVDDEHGETVCDDCGLVITEDSVDRGPEWRAFDAKEKDQKSRVGAPTTNTMHDKGLSTNIDWRDRDAYGNSLSSNQRQKMQRLRKWNERFRTRDSKERNLKQALGEIDRMASALGLPENVRETASVIYRRALDEDLLPGRSIEGVATSCVYAAARMAGVPRSLDEISEVSRVPKSEVARTYRYIARELSLEVKPADPEQYVPRFASELGLSDEAKLRARQLLKNAKEKGVHSGKSPVGLAAAAVYAAALLTNEKTTQAAVSDVADISEVTIRNRYHELLEAEESIGLA, encoded by the coding sequence ATGAGCGAGAAGAGTACCTACACTCGCGTGAACGCGAGAACGAGAGACGAGTCGCGAACGAACGAGGGCCGAGACGGCGACTCGGCCGGCCAGCGGTGGGTTCGACCCGGAGAGGAGGAAGAGGAGACCGAATCCGAGACCGCCGACGAAGAGCTGTCGTGCCCGGAGTGCGGCGGCAACGTCGTCGTCGACGACGAGCACGGCGAGACCGTCTGTGACGACTGTGGACTGGTCATCACCGAAGACTCCGTCGACCGCGGCCCCGAGTGGCGCGCGTTCGACGCCAAGGAGAAAGACCAGAAGTCCCGCGTCGGCGCGCCGACGACGAACACGATGCACGACAAGGGGCTGTCGACGAACATCGACTGGCGCGACCGCGACGCCTACGGCAACTCGCTGTCGTCGAACCAGCGCCAGAAGATGCAGCGGCTCCGCAAATGGAACGAGCGCTTCCGGACGCGCGACTCGAAGGAGCGCAACCTCAAACAGGCGCTCGGCGAGATCGATCGGATGGCCTCCGCGCTCGGCCTCCCCGAGAACGTGCGCGAAACCGCCTCGGTTATCTACCGCCGCGCGCTCGACGAGGACCTGCTCCCCGGCCGCTCCATCGAGGGCGTCGCCACCTCCTGCGTGTACGCCGCCGCCCGGATGGCCGGCGTCCCCCGATCGCTCGACGAGATCTCGGAGGTCTCACGCGTTCCCAAGAGCGAGGTCGCGCGCACCTACCGATACATCGCGCGCGAACTGTCCTTGGAGGTCAAGCCCGCGGACCCCGAACAGTACGTCCCCCGGTTCGCCTCCGAACTCGGCCTCTCCGACGAGGCGAAGCTCCGCGCGCGTCAGCTACTGAAGAACGCCAAGGAGAAGGGCGTCCACTCCGGGAAGTCCCCGGTCGGCCTCGCCGCCGCCGCCGTCTACGCCGCGGCGCTTCTCACCAACGAGAAGACGACGCAGGCGGCCGTCAGCGACGTCGCAGACATCTCTGAGGTCACGATCCGGAACCGCTACCACGAACTGCTCGAAGCCGAAGAGAGCATCGGCCTCGCGTAG